The following proteins are co-located in the Candidatus Hydrothermales bacterium genome:
- a CDS encoding tyrosine-type recombinase/integrase, which produces MKKLRHFLYFFNPFFAKWGNITWKEIDEIKIENYITERLKDINPKTLKNITEKSIKNELKYLRAVWNFLLRNGYLTGINYADKILKERQFEEKKRERALSYQENVRFLKGIIEIDEAEKKGILLIGYFTGARLEEILKLRKEHIRIVQIDDIKEGLIHFTPDITKTGKSRKIDIPYQLALFLLSISTSNLLFPSYQTEYKKRKFSEWFHHEFLKKCNIENFVFHDLRHNWATIAEDMGTSLRIIKELGGWESFESVDRYINPLKEKKNNPMKNFVNNIILELKEKKLKELEENNEM; this is translated from the coding sequence TTGAAAAAATTAAGACATTTTCTATACTTCTTTAATCCATTCTTTGCTAAATGGGGAAATATCACATGGAAAGAAATTGATGAAATTAAAATTGAGAATTACATAACTGAAAGACTAAAAGATATAAACCCTAAAACTTTAAAGAATATAACTGAAAAAAGCATTAAAAATGAACTTAAATATTTAAGAGCAGTATGGAATTTCCTTTTAAGAAATGGATATCTAACAGGAATTAATTATGCAGATAAAATATTAAAAGAAAGACAATTTGAAGAAAAGAAAAGAGAAAGAGCACTTTCTTATCAAGAAAATGTTAGATTTCTAAAGGGAATAATAGAAATAGACGAAGCTGAAAAGAAAGGAATCTTATTGATTGGATATTTTACAGGAGCAAGACTTGAAGAAATCTTAAAACTTAGAAAAGAACATATAAGAATTGTTCAAATTGATGATATAAAAGAAGGATTAATCCATTTTACTCCTGATATTACTAAAACTGGAAAAAGTAGAAAAATTGATATACCTTACCAATTGGCTCTGTTTTTACTTTCTATCTCAACTTCAAACCTGCTTTTCCCTTCATACCAAACTGAATATAAAAAAAGAAAGTTTTCTGAATGGTTCCATCATGAATTTTTAAAGAAATGTAATATTGAAAATTTTGTATTTCATGATTTGAGACATAATTGGGCTACAATCGCTGAAGATATGGGAACTTCTTTAAGGATTATAAAGGAATTAGGAGGATGGGAAAGCTTTGAAAGCGTTGATAGATATATCAACCCACTTAAAGAAAAGAAAAATAATCCGATGAAAAATTTTGTTAATAATATTATTCTTGAATTAAAAGAAAAAAAATTAAAAGAATTGGAGGAAAATAATGAAATGTGA
- a CDS encoding glucosaminidase domain-containing protein, protein MIWLLIFMLILILFLIIGPEKKSLKEPEIIKPFQFASSKDEFIKKFMPYAVKIASKYDMDPKIILTHAAHETGWGKKVIDLNFFGIKATSKWKEAGKDTIFIWTTEYEDGKEKKKIDEFKKYNSIEEAIEDYINLIQNVYPEAWKNRKNYKKYFEALIKYEKKYATDPLYSQKLKNVYESIT, encoded by the coding sequence ATGATATGGTTATTAATTTTTATGTTAATATTAATTTTATTTTTAATCATAGGACCAGAAAAAAAATCTTTAAAAGAGCCAGAAATAATTAAACCTTTTCAATTTGCTTCTTCAAAAGATGAGTTTATCAAAAAGTTTATGCCTTATGCTGTTAAAATAGCTTCAAAATATGATATGGACCCAAAGATAATTTTAACTCATGCAGCGCATGAAACAGGTTGGGGAAAAAAAGTAATAGATTTAAATTTTTTTGGAATAAAAGCAACTTCTAAATGGAAAGAAGCGGGGAAAGATACAATTTTTATATGGACAACTGAATATGAAGATGGAAAAGAAAAAAAGAAAATTGATGAATTCAAAAAATATAATTCTATTGAAGAAGCAATTGAAGATTATATCAATTTAATTCAAAATGTTTATCCAGAGGCTTGGAAAAATAGAAAAAATTACAAAAAATATTTTGAAGCACTTATAAAATATGAAAAAAAATATGCAACAGATCCTTTATATTCTCAAAAACTTAAAAATGTTTATGAATCAATTACATGA
- a CDS encoding tyrosine-type recombinase/integrase — translation MKKDIQRYSGFLDIFNRPIPKYFTKEEVRKIIENAPGRNQKKIFRNKLIMEMLWQTGARVSELLKIRPCDIDYYAKTIKIITLKRKKFTVRIVPVKSELLGMIAQYIVNAKIQNEEPLFKIKARQIERIVKEACKKAGIDNNRAHPHTFRHSFGVFHTLNRVPPAVLKEWMGHAKIENTLIYLKILSIDTRNYVENCEY, via the coding sequence ATGAAAAAAGATATTCAAAGATATTCTGGATTTTTGGATATTTTTAATAGACCTATTCCTAAATATTTTACAAAAGAAGAAGTTAGAAAAATTATTGAAAATGCACCGGGAAGAAATCAAAAGAAAATTTTTAGAAATAAACTTATAATGGAAATGCTTTGGCAAACAGGAGCAAGAGTCTCTGAACTTTTAAAAATTAGACCTTGTGATATTGATTATTACGCTAAAACTATTAAAATAATTACTTTGAAAAGAAAAAAATTTACAGTTAGAATTGTCCCTGTAAAATCAGAACTTTTAGGAATGATTGCTCAATATATTGTAAATGCTAAAATACAAAATGAAGAACCTCTTTTTAAAATTAAAGCAAGACAAATTGAAAGAATCGTTAAAGAAGCTTGTAAAAAAGCTGGAATTGATAATAATAGAGCTCATCCCCATACTTTTAGACATTCTTTTGGAGTCTTCCATACTTTAAATAGAGTCCCACCAGCTGTTTTAAAGGAATGGATGGGACACGCTAAAATTGAAAATACTTTAATTTATCTTAAAATTTTATCAATTGATACAAGAAATTATGTTGAAAATTGCGAATATTAG
- a CDS encoding tetratricopeptide repeat protein, producing MKLILLLPIIFCSIADKKREDKTIKEEDKEKAKHLFIRASVYINQQRYNEAISLLNEAKTLNPNLLDVYVALGNAYISINDTKKARENFSELVKLAPNDKRGYQGLGFLHGFFLRDYEKAISFYKKSYELDKTDINVLIVIARFFEKLNKDSSDYYYKKALTLSPDNPEALKRYLNFLVEEKRFDEAIPYANRAIEKMSHDETVMESAFKVYIQMGDPKKAIEIANELIKNNPNEYIYYLMRGSAYASINETKKALSDYEQAERLNPKSVGVFVRRAFLYLDLKEYNKSLNESKKALELNPKSEEILSAIYYVLAECYKGLALISEEEKNWDNALSMWEKAKGWYSKIYSLGDTPYRDYSIKMIDYSAKRWERAKRIKLGIGEE from the coding sequence ATGAAACTTATTTTATTGTTACCTATTATCTTTTGTTCCATAGCAGATAAAAAAAGAGAAGATAAAACTATTAAGGAAGAAGATAAAGAAAAGGCAAAACACCTATTCATAAGAGCAAGTGTTTATATAAATCAGCAGAGATATAACGAAGCAATCTCTTTACTTAACGAGGCTAAAACTCTTAATCCTAATCTTTTAGATGTTTATGTAGCTCTCGGAAATGCATACATTTCTATTAACGATACAAAAAAAGCAAGAGAAAATTTTAGTGAATTAGTAAAACTTGCTCCAAACGATAAAAGGGGATACCAAGGCTTAGGATTTCTTCATGGATTCTTTTTAAGAGACTACGAAAAAGCAATAAGTTTTTATAAAAAAAGTTATGAACTTGATAAGACTGATATAAACGTTTTAATCGTGATTGCTCGCTTTTTTGAAAAATTAAATAAGGATAGTTCTGATTACTACTATAAAAAGGCACTCACCTTAAGTCCCGATAATCCTGAAGCTCTTAAGAGATATCTAAATTTTTTAGTTGAAGAAAAAAGATTTGATGAAGCAATTCCTTACGCAAATAGAGCAATTGAAAAAATGTCTCATGATGAAACAGTTATGGAAAGTGCCTTTAAAGTGTACATTCAGATGGGTGACCCCAAAAAGGCTATAGAGATTGCAAATGAACTAATAAAAAATAATCCTAACGAGTATATTTATTATCTTATGCGAGGATCAGCTTACGCCTCAATAAACGAAACAAAAAAGGCTCTCTCTGACTATGAACAAGCTGAAAGATTGAATCCAAAAAGTGTAGGTGTCTTTGTCAGAAGAGCCTTCTTATACTTGGATTTAAAAGAGTATAACAAGTCTTTAAATGAGAGTAAAAAGGCTTTAGAATTAAACCCAAAATCTGAGGAAATTCTATCTGCAATTTATTATGTTTTAGCCGAATGTTATAAGGGACTTGCTTTAATTAGCGAAGAAGAAAAGAATTGGGATAACGCCCTTAGTATGTGGGAGAAGGCAAAAGGGTGGTATTCAAAAATTTATTCCCTAGGAGATACACCATATAGAGATTACTCAATAAAAATGATTGATTATTCAGCTAAAAGATGGGAAAGAGCAAAAAGAATAAAACTTGGAATCGGTGAAGAATGA
- a CDS encoding roadblock/LC7 domain-containing protein — protein sequence MTLGQILEEIVLRVEGAVYASCVGNDGIALSQHIKEVQFDPAVIDAEIANIIGVTLRASESIDGGKLNEILFMTQKYTVLVRPVNSDVYFVLVLSGTIQNLGLARIEAKKIIPKIKEILS from the coding sequence ATGACACTTGGACAAATACTTGAAGAAATAGTATTGAGAGTTGAGGGAGCAGTTTATGCCTCTTGTGTAGGAAATGATGGTATTGCTCTTTCACAACATATAAAAGAAGTTCAATTTGATCCTGCAGTTATTGATGCAGAAATTGCAAACATTATCGGGGTAACTCTGAGAGCTTCCGAAAGTATAGATGGTGGAAAATTAAACGAGATACTCTTTATGACTCAAAAATACACTGTTCTTGTTAGACCTGTAAATAGCGACGTATATTTTGTTCTTGTTCTCTCAGGGACGATACAAAACCTTGGATTAGCAAGAATCGAGGCAAAAAAAATTATTCCAAAAATTAAAGAAATTTTATCTTAA
- a CDS encoding HNH endonuclease: protein MCSVKRAIILLILNKAESVVERNGKKIRSCYLEMNAPSVIRIKRYINYRPNNVPITKKNIIKRDKYTCQYCGKRSKDMTIDHVIPRERGGKDTWENLVTCCKECNMKKANRTPKEAGMKLIRKPKKPNYFHILFSEEEIPDENWKPFLFI from the coding sequence TTGTGCTCTGTCAAAAGAGCTATTATTCTATTAATTTTAAACAAAGCTGAAAGTGTTGTAGAAAGAAATGGGAAAAAAATAAGATCTTGCTATCTTGAAATGAATGCTCCATCAGTAATAAGGATTAAAAGATATATAAATTACAGACCAAATAATGTGCCAATTACTAAGAAAAATATAATAAAAAGAGACAAATATACCTGTCAGTACTGTGGAAAAAGATCAAAGGATATGACAATTGATCATGTAATTCCAAGGGAAAGAGGTGGTAAAGATACATGGGAAAATCTTGTTACTTGTTGTAAAGAGTGTAACATGAAAAAAGCTAATAGAACACCAAAAGAGGCTGGAATGAAACTTATTAGAAAACCGAAAAAACCAAACTACTTTCATATTCTCTTTTCAGAAGAAGAAATTCCTGATGAAAATTGGAAACCCTTCTTATTTATTTAA
- a CDS encoding PaREP1 family protein: MELFEKYLKEAEELHEKGDLPQAGEKYYGAISELIKMIGERTKWEHKGHRARREIILKLDEKYPELNLWTLHGSAERLHQNFYENDLTIEGFEKDVKNVKLLISYLKEILERL; this comes from the coding sequence ATGGAACTTTTTGAAAAATATTTAAAAGAGGCTGAAGAACTTCATGAAAAAGGTGATTTACCACAAGCAGGTGAAAAATATTATGGGGCAATATCAGAACTTATAAAAATGATAGGTGAGAGAACGAAATGGGAACATAAAGGACATAGAGCGAGAAGAGAAATTATTCTTAAATTAGATGAAAAATATCCAGAATTAAATCTTTGGACTTTGCATGGAAGTGCAGAAAGATTACATCAAAATTTTTATGAAAATGATTTAACCATAGAAGGATTTGAAAAAGATGTAAAGAATGTGAAGCTTTTAATTTCTTATCTTAAAGAAATTTTAGAAAGATTATAA
- a CDS encoding DUF5618 family protein has product MRYYQNARETLKKSPLDKETNLYEDLRYVRIAFRLLWISILKALDYAFLSTGNITKEGLPESEERYGGYIDRYLLFKDAKLKDLFENLYNEVYVAGYYRGLIRSKNMIDLDFEATKEFFYRLGIEIED; this is encoded by the coding sequence ATAAGATATTATCAAAATGCGAGAGAAACATTAAAAAAATCTCCTCTTGATAAGGAAACAAATCTTTATGAAGATTTAAGATATGTTCGGATAGCCTTTAGACTCTTATGGATTTCAATTTTGAAAGCTCTTGATTATGCATTCTTAAGCACTGGAAATATAACAAAAGAAGGCCTACCAGAAAGTGAAGAGAGATACGGGGGCTACATAGATAGGTATTTACTTTTTAAAGATGCAAAACTAAAAGATTTATTTGAAAATCTTTATAATGAAGTTTACGTTGCAGGTTATTATAGAGGTTTAATAAGAAGCAAAAATATGATAGATTTAGATTTTGAAGCAACAAAAGAATTCTTTTATAGATTAGGTATTGAAATTGAAGATTAG